One window from the genome of Streptococcus salivarius encodes:
- a CDS encoding amino acid ABC transporter ATP-binding protein, which yields MLEAKHISKTFGDRQVLVDVNLQVKQGDVVVILGPSGSGKTTFLRCLNHLEKADGGQLTISGKDYSLDKLSKKDILDIRKKTAFVFQHYNLFANKTAIENILEGLVIARKVPKSEAQQIAEEALKKVGLLDFKDYYPSQLSGGQQQRIGLARAIAVKPEVILLDEPTSALDPELVGDVLDVMKQLAHEGTTMVVVTHEMGFARDVANHVVFMDGGHVIEEGSPKDIFYRPKEKRTQQFLARILSDASYDLEYMI from the coding sequence ATGCTAGAAGCTAAACATATATCAAAAACATTTGGAGATCGTCAGGTTCTTGTTGATGTTAATCTACAAGTGAAACAGGGAGACGTGGTTGTCATCTTGGGACCATCAGGTTCAGGAAAAACAACTTTCTTACGTTGCCTTAATCACTTGGAGAAAGCAGATGGAGGTCAATTAACAATTTCGGGTAAGGACTACTCTTTGGATAAGTTATCAAAGAAAGATATTTTAGATATCCGAAAGAAGACAGCTTTTGTATTCCAACACTACAATTTATTTGCAAACAAGACTGCCATCGAGAATATCTTGGAAGGTTTAGTGATTGCTAGGAAAGTTCCTAAAAGTGAAGCGCAACAGATTGCTGAAGAAGCACTTAAAAAAGTTGGTCTTCTGGATTTTAAAGATTACTACCCATCACAACTTTCAGGTGGACAACAACAACGTATTGGTTTAGCCAGGGCTATAGCAGTTAAGCCGGAGGTTATCTTATTAGATGAACCAACATCAGCCCTTGATCCAGAACTAGTTGGGGATGTTCTGGATGTTATGAAACAACTTGCTCATGAAGGAACAACAATGGTAGTTGTGACTCATGAAATGGGGTTTGCACGAGATGTAGCTAATCATGTCGTTTTCATGGATGGTGGTCATGTCATCGAAGAGGGGAGTCCAAAAGACATTTTTTACAGACCAAAAGAAAAACGTACACAACAATTTTTGGCACGTATTCTTTCTGATGCTAGTTATGATTTGGAATATATGATTTAA
- a CDS encoding amino acid ABC transporter permease yields MNITFIIDTFIKALYGVPVTLGIMVVAILLSFLPALFLALGQIYKVRGVKTFSIVYLAFIRATPPILLILFFYSLFPSLLNQFFKGIGSHIDVFKVNPLYYAFIIYSLMTTGSLSEIIRSALQTVDKGQLEAAQAIGLTTRQAYLRIVFPQALKSALPNLCNLVINIVKGTSLVFVMTIKDITAIARVEAAYGYQYFESYFVIFILYLIICGIIQVLFNLGERKLQFT; encoded by the coding sequence ATGAATATTACTTTTATAATAGATACCTTTATCAAGGCTTTATATGGTGTTCCGGTAACACTGGGGATCATGGTTGTGGCTATTCTATTGAGTTTTCTACCTGCTTTATTTCTCGCTTTGGGTCAAATTTATAAGGTACGAGGTGTTAAGACTTTTTCAATTGTTTATCTTGCGTTTATTCGTGCAACACCTCCAATTCTGTTAATTTTATTTTTTTATAGTTTGTTCCCTAGTTTGTTAAATCAATTTTTTAAAGGAATTGGGAGTCACATAGATGTCTTCAAAGTTAATCCGCTTTACTATGCTTTTATTATCTATAGCTTGATGACGACAGGAAGTTTATCGGAAATCATTCGATCAGCATTACAAACTGTTGATAAAGGTCAACTAGAAGCTGCACAAGCCATAGGTTTAACAACAAGACAAGCTTATCTGAGAATCGTTTTTCCTCAGGCACTTAAGTCTGCTCTTCCCAATTTGTGTAACTTAGTTATCAATATTGTGAAAGGAACGTCACTTGTCTTTGTTATGACGATAAAAGATATTACCGCAATTGCACGAGTTGAAGCAGCATATGGATATCAATATTTTGAATCTTATTTTGTCATCTTCATTTTATATTTAATCATTTGTGGTATTATTCAAGTTCTCTTTAACCTTGGAGAAAGAAAATTGCAATTTACATAG